The Crocosphaera subtropica ATCC 51142 genome includes a window with the following:
- a CDS encoding response regulator transcription factor — translation MLSFDTIQTPPNPSVVNTHRILVVEDEDVIRDMIVLALEDEGYEITAVNDGRSALNLLQQEDKNSQATETEFDLLVLDLMLPQVNGLDICRLLRYQGNIIPILILSAKASETDRVLGLEVGADDYLTKPFSMRELVARCRALIRRQNLTNSSSSSVKQFRDITLYTQECRVTVGEQEISLSPKEYRLLELFMSYPRRVWSRDQLIEQIWGPDFLGDTKTVDVHIRWLREKLEKDPSQPEYLITVRGFGYRFG, via the coding sequence ATGTTGTCTTTCGATACGATTCAAACTCCCCCTAACCCCTCTGTTGTTAATACTCACCGCATCCTTGTGGTAGAAGATGAAGATGTCATTCGCGATATGATTGTTCTGGCCTTAGAAGATGAAGGCTATGAGATCACTGCTGTCAATGATGGGCGTAGTGCTTTAAATTTACTACAACAAGAAGACAAAAATTCCCAGGCCACAGAAACAGAATTTGATTTATTAGTTTTGGATTTAATGCTCCCCCAAGTTAACGGTTTAGATATCTGCCGTCTTTTGCGTTATCAGGGCAATATTATTCCCATTTTGATCCTCAGTGCCAAAGCCAGCGAAACAGACCGTGTATTGGGCTTAGAAGTGGGTGCTGACGATTATTTAACTAAACCCTTTAGTATGCGAGAGTTGGTCGCTCGATGTCGGGCTTTAATTCGTCGTCAAAACTTAACCAATTCTTCTTCGAGTTCGGTTAAACAGTTTCGTGATATTACCCTCTATACCCAAGAATGCCGAGTAACAGTGGGAGAACAAGAAATTAGTCTTTCTCCTAAAGAATATCGCTTATTAGAATTGTTTATGAGCTATCCCCGTCGTGTTTGGTCACGGGATCAATTAATTGAACAAATTTGGGGGCCTGATTTTTTGGGAGATACCAAAACCGTTGATGTTCATATTCGTTGGTTACGGGAAAAACTAGAAAAAGATCCTAGCCAACCCGAATATTTAATCACGGTTCGAGGGTTTGGTTATCGCTTTGGCTAG
- a CDS encoding HypC/HybG/HupF family hydrogenase formation chaperone has protein sequence MCLAVPGKVVSISQDEPLLRKGKVSFGGVIKEVSLAYVPEVEINDYVIVHVGFALSILDQEAAEKSLAEFREMETILSMEQSLTSQSDNQTLEP, from the coding sequence ATGTGTTTAGCTGTCCCTGGAAAAGTCGTGAGTATTAGCCAAGATGAACCTTTATTGAGAAAGGGAAAAGTGAGTTTTGGGGGAGTGATTAAGGAGGTCAGTTTAGCTTATGTTCCTGAAGTAGAAATTAATGACTATGTGATTGTCCATGTGGGGTTTGCCCTTAGTATTTTAGACCAAGAAGCAGCCGAAAAAAGCTTAGCAGAATTTCGGGAAATGGAAACTATTTTATCAATGGAGCAATCATTAACTAGCCAAAGCGATAACCAAACCCTCGAACCGTGA
- a CDS encoding photosystem I reaction center subunit VIII, which yields MNGAYAASYLPWILIPVVTWLMPIVVMGLLFIYIEQEA from the coding sequence ATGAATGGTGCTTACGCAGCTTCTTACTTACCTTGGATTTTAATTCCCGTTGTCACTTGGCTCATGCCAATCGTAGTTATGGGACTTTTATTTATCTACATTGAACAAGAGGCTTAA
- a CDS encoding photosystem I reaction center protein subunit XI has product MAETGYTQMVKAYKDDPFVGHLSTPISDSGFTRAFINNLPIYRKGLSPLARGLEVGLAHGYFLVGPEVVFGTNRDFPADPYLAALLTAVAIVIIGTIGLNAHGLVSLKSASESAPGTDAMQTSEGWSLFASGFFLGGTGSAFMAYFLLEKFSTIDAIFRGLVN; this is encoded by the coding sequence ATGGCAGAAACTGGATACACCCAGATGGTTAAAGCCTACAAAGATGACCCCTTTGTTGGTCATTTGTCTACCCCTATCTCTGACTCTGGCTTTACAAGAGCTTTCATTAACAATTTACCCATTTATCGCAAAGGACTTTCTCCTCTTGCACGGGGTTTAGAAGTCGGCCTTGCTCATGGTTATTTCTTAGTTGGGCCTGAAGTGGTTTTCGGTACTAACCGTGATTTTCCGGCAGATCCCTATCTGGCTGCGTTATTAACTGCAGTTGCCATTGTGATCATCGGCACCATTGGACTCAATGCTCATGGTTTAGTTTCTCTCAAAAGTGCCAGTGAAAGTGCGCCTGGAACCGATGCCATGCAAACCTCTGAAGGTTGGAGTCTCTTTGCCAGTGGCTTTTTCTTAGGTGGGACAGGAAGTGCCTTTATGGCTTATTTCTTGCTTGAGAAGTTTTCGACTATTGATGCAATTTTCCGTGGTTTAGTTAACTAA
- a CDS encoding photosystem I reaction center subunit XI, whose translation MDIIGQRGDPQIGNLATPVNSSRLSLAFIRNLPAYRRGLSANRRGLEVGMAHGYFLYGPFAILGPLRNTEYASTGGLLSAVAMISILTIALSLYASVEVGKPIETLTTPDVPEDLGTSVGWGEFANGFFIGGSGGVIFAYLLCQALYFDLIQKILG comes from the coding sequence ATGGATATTATTGGACAGCGTGGAGATCCTCAAATAGGCAATTTAGCCACTCCCGTTAATTCTTCACGGTTATCTCTCGCTTTTATCAGAAATTTACCGGCGTATCGTCGAGGGTTATCTGCTAATCGTCGTGGTTTAGAAGTTGGGATGGCTCACGGTTACTTTCTCTATGGACCATTTGCTATTCTTGGTCCTTTGCGTAACACCGAATATGCAAGCACTGGGGGTTTATTGTCCGCTGTTGCCATGATCTCCATTTTAACTATTGCTTTATCTTTGTATGCTTCTGTCGAGGTAGGCAAACCGATAGAAACCTTAACCACGCCTGATGTTCCTGAAGATTTAGGAACCTCCGTGGGTTGGGGGGAATTTGCTAATGGTTTTTTCATTGGCGGTTCAGGGGGAGTCATTTTTGCTTACCTTCTCTGCCAAGCTCTCTATTTTGATTTAATTCAAAAAATCTTAGGTTAA
- a CDS encoding creatininase family protein, translating into MLLHLMTWPEVEDYLQTNTGIIIPIGSTEQHGPIGLIGTDAICAEAIAKGVGEQTQTIVGPTINVGMALHHTAFPGSMSLRPSTLIQVILDYLTHLTQAGFTRYFFINGHGGNISPLKAAFSETYYHLSTLNIPHSDRIRAKVGNWFMCRSVYQKAKELYGDQEGSHATPSEVAVTQFIYPESIKKAPLSPDVNSGYPIYGAEDFRTHYPDGRMGSNPALATPEHGQQLYELAVKELSESYLKFLHAD; encoded by the coding sequence ATGTTGCTACATTTAATGACCTGGCCCGAAGTAGAAGACTATTTACAAACCAACACAGGAATCATTATTCCCATTGGTTCGACTGAACAACATGGCCCCATCGGACTCATTGGCACCGATGCAATTTGTGCTGAAGCGATCGCCAAAGGAGTCGGAGAACAAACCCAAACCATTGTTGGTCCGACGATCAACGTAGGAATGGCTTTGCATCATACCGCTTTTCCTGGCAGCATGAGTCTGCGGCCGAGTACCTTGATTCAAGTGATTCTTGATTATTTGACCCATTTGACCCAAGCCGGATTTACTCGCTACTTTTTTATTAATGGTCACGGGGGCAATATTTCTCCTTTGAAAGCTGCGTTTTCGGAAACTTATTATCATTTATCGACTCTCAATATTCCCCACAGCGATCGCATTAGGGCTAAAGTGGGTAATTGGTTTATGTGTCGCTCCGTTTATCAAAAAGCCAAAGAACTCTATGGCGATCAAGAAGGATCTCACGCCACTCCCTCAGAAGTAGCGGTTACGCAATTTATTTATCCTGAATCGATTAAAAAAGCTCCCTTATCGCCCGATGTTAATTCTGGTTATCCTATTTATGGAGCCGAAGATTTTCGCACCCACTATCCCGATGGCAGAATGGGGTCTAATCCAGCGTTAGCAACACCTGAACACGGTCAACAATTGTATGAGTTAGCGGTCAAAGAATTGAG